In a single window of the Raphanus sativus cultivar WK10039 unplaced genomic scaffold, ASM80110v3 Scaffold1056, whole genome shotgun sequence genome:
- the LOC108819764 gene encoding uncharacterized protein LOC108819764 encodes MEENCGAFVADCVVLSCCCQCLVLQVTGFVFFKIPLTLVKKVKKFVKRRCGKTLQPRMEEDVVKEEHWCGNEFGFEEGSSRFNCTEDIEGMLQELSMNEELVFGSFWRHEDSSHILDVK; translated from the coding sequence ATGGAAGAAAATTGTGGTGCATTTGTAGCAGACTGCGTGGTTCTGTCATGCTGCTGCCAGTGCCTTGTGCTACAAGTCACTGGCTTTGTCTTCTTCAAGATCCCTCTGACACTTgtgaagaaggtgaagaagtTTGTGAAGAGAAGATGTGGAAAGACCTTGCAACCAAGGATGGAAGAGGATGTCGTCAAAGAGGAGCATTGGTGTGGAAATGAGTTTGGCTTTGAAGAAGGCTCGTCAAGATTTAATTGCACTGAAGACATTGAGGGAATGTTGCAAGAACTGTCTATGAATGAAGAATTGGTCTTTGGAAGCTTCTGGCGTCATGAAGATTCTTCTCACATTCTAGATGTCAAGTAG